A single genomic interval of Spinacia oleracea cultivar Varoflay chromosome 6, BTI_SOV_V1, whole genome shotgun sequence harbors:
- the LOC110790904 gene encoding uncharacterized protein, producing the protein MEGADNQEYEAESITPSRAQPRARTEQAPSQRHHSVSGTPNPIRAVVKPDNSPFCDEILSERMEKIKMPTCKYSGKTDPTNHLSAFGGHMMLYTNTDSMWCKVFPSTLEGMAQSWFGKIPKGTITSFRQLAILFRTQYVANIARERMTGELMSVIQGPQESLREYISRFNMEASNITKLQQEVAVLAMMTGLRDGEFKSYLGRKSFTTLAEVLGKANEFIKSEEIGRATSRRYVASENNYGNQSKKEPYKKEYPDRRENPQPRRDWQGPGRGRGSEFKTEKRGKFNEYTPLVASRTQIFAISKEDEKWQRPPKMYNKYRDPKKYCDFHRDHGHLTEECTHLKDNIEDLIRRGYLTQFKAKSSYSRTYENRDNDNRSDNKKVEP; encoded by the coding sequence ATGGAAGGCGCTGACAATCAAGAGTATGAAGCAGAGAGTATCACACCGAGCAGAGCTCAACCCCGAGCAAGGACTGAACAAGCACCCAGTCAAAGACACCACTCCGTGTCAGGTACGCCCAATCCCATCCGAGCAGTAGTTAAGCCTGATAACTCTCCCTTCTGCGATGAAATACTCTCTGAAAGAatggaaaagataaaaatgcCCACCTGCAAATACTCCGGAAAGACAGACCCAACGAATCACCTCTCTGCCTTTGGGGGACACATGATGCTATATACCAACACAGACTCTATGTGGTGTAAGGTCTTTCCTTCCACTCTAGAGGGGATGGCACAGAGCTGGTTTGGTAAAATACCCAAAGGCACCATAACCTCTTTCCGGCAGCTAGCTATCTTGTTTCGCACCCAATACGTGGCAAACATTGCCAGAGAAAGGATGACAGGGGAGCTGATGTCAGTCATCCAGGGGCCTCAGGAATCTCTGAGGGAATACATATCCAGATTCAATATGGAGGCGTCGAATATAACCAAGTTGCAGCAAGAGGTAGCAGTCCTGGCCATGATGACTGGTCTGCGGGATGGAGAGTTCAAGAGTTATCTGGGCAGAAAATCATTCACAACCCTGGCAGAGGTACTAGGAAAGGCAAATGAATTTATAAAgagtgaagaaattggcagagcaACCTCACGTCGATATGTGGCAAGTGAGAACAATTACGGTAATCAGAGCAAGAAAGAGCCATACAAAAAAGAATACCCAGACAGAAGAGAAAACCCACAGCCCAGAAGAGACTGGCAGGGACCAGGCAGAGGCAGAGGTAGCGAATTCAAAACTGAAAAAAGGGGGAAGTTTAATGAATATACCCCCTTAGTGGCATCCAGAACTCAAATTTTTGCCATCAGCAAAGAAGACGAGAAGTGGCAGAGACCTCCCAAAATGTACAACAAGTACAGGGACCCAAAAAAGTACTGTGATTTTCACAGAGATCATGGCCACCTCACAGAAGAATGCACTCATTTGAAGGATAATATCGAAGATCTGATCCGGAGGGGATACTTGActcaattcaaagcaaaaagcTCGTATAGCAGGACCTATGAGAACAGAGATAATGATAATAGGTCCGACAATAAGAAGGTGGAACCCTAG